The window gatattaataatttctatccAAAGTGACATCTACCTCTCCATATCCTGTTTCCTTCTTCAAGATTCCATCTATCCAGGATAATTCTCTAGGtattaatgcttttaaaaattacataaaaatcaaacaatgattttctattttaaatcagTTCCTACCATAATTTCTACTAATATAATGCAATGTATTTTCATAATCTTCTTCATAAACATCCGGTATAACAGCTTTTGCTGCCGAATTATGTACCATAGTTACACTAGGTGTACctcttaatttttcttcaaattgtataagttgacaaaaaaaattagaatttggaCGTATACAAGGTCGACGATCTCTTAAATGTGTGAATGCTCTTTTTAAGTTCATGCCATGATATTTTACCAGGTAACCAAGGCATAGAGCTGCTGAACGACTCACTCCAGCAACACAATGTACCAGTGTTCTTCCACCTTTTGTCTTCAcctgtaatattaaattagtcTTTAATTTATgtgtacagttaaaaaaaaaaaaaataaaataatatttatgctcTTAGAAtagtacagtaaaataataaataatcctaaGCCAaggtaactttttaatttaaaaataaatttaaatccaaatttctcaaaaattgttgatataattttgttaaaatt of the Lycorma delicatula isolate Av1 chromosome 10, ASM4794821v1, whole genome shotgun sequence genome contains:
- the LOC142331082 gene encoding dual specificity protein phosphatase 21-like, whose product is MTVINGPHTPQADNSSQQTSKLFSITEVAPELLLCGAAAVNEDALRNWNVGCVISAAAELPAPPLPPSLVTVLRIPLLDNLNEDILSHLHIVADTINEVKTKGGRTLVHCVAGVSRSAALCLGYLVKYHGMNLKRAFTHLRDRRPCIRPNSNFFCQLIQFEEKLRGTPSVTMVHNSAAKAVIPDVYEEDYENTLHYISRNYGRN